The genomic stretch TGCTGGCCTATGGGCAATTAATCATAGATTCAATTTGCATCATTGGCTTAATAATGCTCTCCGGGGGGATTGAGAGCTGGTTTTCATTCCTCCTTATCCTGATCACGACTGCGGCCTCTATAGTTATCGGCAAGAGGGGCGGTTATGTAATGGCTACGTTTAACGGGATACTATACGGTCTGATGATAGACCTCCAGTACTACCAGATTATCCCGATAGGATACAATACAGCCCTCACTGAAAGGGACTTCCTTTACAATATCTTCATAAACATAACCGGCCTCTTTCTGACGGCCTACCTCATGTCATACCTTGTAACACGGCTTGAAAAGACCTCGGAAACCCTGCTTGAACGCGATACGGACCTCAGGGAACTCTCCCGCTTCCATTCCGAGATCATCGAGAACATACCGAGTGGACTCTTCACTACCGATACAGACGGACATGTAATACTCTTCAACAAGGCTGCCGAGAAAATAACGGGTTTGTCCCACCGGGAGATTACATCCATGCAAATTGACGAGGTCTTCCCCTTTCTTCATCTGCCTCTAAGGACGGGAAGAGTGGAAGGCCGGATAAACAGGGATGGCGAGGTATGTTATATCGGCATGAACATATCCATTAACAGAGATGCCCATGATGTCGAACTTGGTTTCATTGGAACGTTTCAGGACTTAACGAATATAACCAGGATGGAGGAGGAGATTAAACGCAAAGAGAAACTGGCCGCTATCGGTGAACTCTCTGCAAGCATTGCACACGAGTTAAGGAATCCCCTGGCCTCGATCAAGGGGTCCTTTGAGATGCTGCAGGAAGGTGAATTGCCCGAGGAGACGAGAAAAAAACTGATGTGTATAGCTGTTACGGAGATGGACAGGCTGAATGCCATTGTTACAGACTTTTTGCTTTACAGTAATCCAAAAGCTCCAACGTTCAGGGAAGTCAATGCCTCCACCCTTGTTACGGAAGTGGCGGAAATGGCTGACAATATAAGGGATGACGTAAAGATATCCAAGGATATTGAAGGGGATGTCACTGTCGTTGCCGATGAGCAGAAGCTGAGACAACTCCTCTGGGACCTCACGGTTAACGCCGTCAACTCGATAGACGGAGCCGGAAGGGTAAGGTTATCGTTATCATCCGACGGGAAAAACATCTTTATAAAAGTAAAGGATAACGGAATCGGAATACCTGAAGAATTGCGGGAAAAGATATTTTTCCCCTTCTTCAGCACAAGGAGTGACGGGACCGGGCTGGGCCTTTCCATAGCCTACCGGATAGTAGAAGAGCACAACGGCGCTATAGATTTCATTTCAGAAAAAGGAAAGGGCACGGAGTTTATTGTTACAATCCCCAAAGCAACAAAGGACGTATCTTCTAATACTACTTAGTGTCCGTGTATAAAGTCAGTCTCTCTATCTGTCATTCCGGCAGTCCTTAAGCCGGAATCCAGTCTTTTCAATAAGTTCTGGATACCCGATTACAGACTTCGGGCATGACAAAAATAGAAAATGGCAATTTATACACAGACTCTACTTAGATTAGTTGGATTCTGTTATTATACTCACGGCGGGATATCACATGAAACAGAAAAAAAGAGAAAAAATCCTGATTGTCGAAGACGAAAAAAGTATGAACGAAATCCTCAGGATTCTTCTCGAGTCCGAGGGATATGATGTTACATCTGCCCTCAACGGTAATGAGGGGATTGGTTGCCTTAAACGCGATATCTTTGACCTGGTCATAACGGATATAAAAATGCCGGGGACCGACGGATTTACAGTACTCAAAACCACAAGGGAGATCTCTCCGGACACCCTCGTTATCATGATTACCGCTTTTGGAACCACAGAGGATGCGATAGAAGCCATGAAGAGCGGCGCTTACGATTATATCCATAAGCCTTTCAAGATAGACGAGATAAGGATTGTGGTAAACAAGGCACTTGAGAAGAAGAGGCTGAGGAAGGAACTCGATATACTGAAAGAAGAGATCAGGACCACTTACAGGCTGGAAAATATTATAGGCAAGTCCCCGAAGATGCAGGAACTGCTACATACCATCCCCAAGATAGCCCAGAGCAACTCAGGTGTGCTGATAACAGGAGAAAGCGGCTCCGGCAAGGAACTCTTTGCCAAGGCGATTCACAACTTAAGTGGACGTTCAGAGCAGGACTTTGTAGCAATAAACTGCGCAACCTTTCCCGAGGGGCTGCTCGAGAGTGAACTCTTCGGTTATATGAAAGGCGCCTTTACCGGTGCCACCC from bacterium BMS3Abin08 encodes the following:
- the zraS_12 gene encoding sensor protein ZraS, with translation MNLYELKKRINTFLFIRIAFITLLFGSFFFLNIKQFYPNNILYIVIFVLYFTPTIYFFAVKKGTPSGDMLKVLAYGQLIIDSICIIGLIMLSGGIESWFSFLLILITTAASIVIGKRGGYVMATFNGILYGLMIDLQYYQIIPIGYNTALTERDFLYNIFINITGLFLTAYLMSYLVTRLEKTSETLLERDTDLRELSRFHSEIIENIPSGLFTTDTDGHVILFNKAAEKITGLSHREITSMQIDEVFPFLHLPLRTGRVEGRINRDGEVCYIGMNISINRDAHDVELGFIGTFQDLTNITRMEEEIKRKEKLAAIGELSASIAHELRNPLASIKGSFEMLQEGELPEETRKKLMCIAVTEMDRLNAIVTDFLLYSNPKAPTFREVNASTLVTEVAEMADNIRDDVKISKDIEGDVTVVADEQKLRQLLWDLTVNAVNSIDGAGRVRLSLSSDGKNIFIKVKDNGIGIPEELREKIFFPFFSTRSDGTGLGLSIAYRIVEEHNGAIDFISEKGKGTEFIVTIPKATKDVSSNTT